A genomic window from Oceanobacillus timonensis includes:
- a CDS encoding MerR family transcriptional regulator codes for MKYPIKQVADMSNISTRTLRYYDQIDLLKPASYSDAGYRLYGEEEINRLQQILLYRSMGMKLEQIQAVLDDPAFNTLAALEAHQRKLEAEKQKINQLLTTVEKTIQYTKGEITMTAEEKFEGLKKERLEENEKLYGEEIREKYGKETVEQSNKKFMNLREEDVQEMQRIERALFTKLEQLAETKDLEAPEAKETYELHKKWLMYSWPNYSAEAHKGLAQMYVADERFAKYYNEGAGKEAVQLLHDAIVKYAKD; via the coding sequence ATGAAGTATCCCATCAAACAAGTAGCGGACATGTCGAATATCAGTACACGCACACTCCGGTATTATGATCAGATTGATTTATTAAAACCTGCAAGCTATTCCGATGCAGGGTATCGGCTGTATGGAGAAGAAGAAATAAACCGGCTGCAGCAAATTCTTCTTTACCGCTCGATGGGAATGAAACTAGAACAGATTCAAGCGGTGCTGGATGATCCAGCTTTTAATACCTTGGCAGCTTTAGAAGCGCATCAGCGTAAATTAGAAGCGGAAAAGCAAAAAATAAATCAATTGCTGACGACAGTCGAAAAAACCATTCAATATACAAAAGGAGAGATTACGATGACAGCGGAAGAAAAATTTGAAGGATTGAAAAAGGAACGATTGGAGGAAAATGAAAAGTTATATGGCGAGGAAATCAGAGAAAAATATGGGAAGGAAACCGTTGAACAATCAAATAAAAAATTTATGAATCTTAGAGAAGAAGATGTTCAAGAGATGCAAAGGATAGAACGTGCATTATTTACGAAATTGGAACAATTAGCAGAAACAAAAGATCTGGAGGCACCGGAAGCTAAAGAAACGTATGAACTTCATAAAAAATGGCTGATGTATTCCTGGCCAAATTATTCTGCAGAAGCGCATAAAGGATTGGCGCAAATGTATGTAGCGGATGAACGGTTTGCAAAATATTATAATGAAGGTGCCGGAAAAGAAGCGGTTCAACTTCTTCATGATGCCATTGTGAAATATGCGAAAGATTAA